Proteins encoded by one window of Bacteroidota bacterium:
- a CDS encoding S9 family peptidase, with the protein MRSSALSLALLLLALPTWAQPARDADLPPLSVETLFTTPTFFGDRFQGGRWAEEGPVLTYIENDRAAGATHLMRYDLATGERTIIVDGSTLQKPDGDGLIRIEDYAYSADKSTLLLYTDSERVWRLNTKGFYYLLDVESGALSPVANRDAGFQMFAKLSPDGSAVAFVRDRNLFHVDLATMSETPLTDDGADGGVINGTFDWVYEEEFGLRDGFRWSPDGRYLAFFQLDESATRPFTMVDNRAFYPTTYTFRYPKAGEVNSEVRIGVIDTQDGAGDPDRTMFFDTDTWFEGGEATEYLALMDWTPPGADGASQVWMVRLNRDQNDLDLLYGDPETGALTTVLEEQSATWLDVETGFSDLDLAKITYLDGGERFVWRSDRSGFNHLYLYERDGTLLDQITDGAWDVTSFNGLDEDAGLVYVTGTKDSPRERHLYAISLPGTDEAGAVTKITQRPGWHSLNPSSDLRYYLDTWSDATTPSQVTLHALSPERSDGDNAEPGERLATLVDNAGLAERVAGYNLPAMEFMQVPAADGTLLEAYMIKPSDFDSTQAYPLLFHIYGGPGAQEVRDSWGGVERVWHQMLVDDLDIIVVGVDNRGTGGKGKAFKSVTYKRLGVLEAEDQIAAAQHLSALPYIDAERTGIWGWSYGGFLALNAMLMGDGPQTFEVGIAGAPVTDWRYYDTIYTERYMSTPQKNDAGYTEGSPVTYAANLDDDRQDLLIVHGDYDDNVHVQNTIVMVEALQDAGKQFDFMLYPGQAHGALYGQAVHYFTLMTDYIAEHLAAPAGMAMGGTR; encoded by the coding sequence ATGCGTTCTTCTGCCCTGTCCCTCGCCCTGTTGTTGCTCGCCCTGCCCACCTGGGCGCAGCCTGCGCGCGACGCCGACCTGCCGCCACTCTCCGTCGAGACACTCTTCACGACGCCGACGTTCTTCGGCGACCGCTTCCAGGGCGGCCGCTGGGCCGAGGAAGGTCCGGTGCTGACCTACATCGAGAACGACCGCGCCGCTGGAGCGACGCATCTGATGCGCTACGACCTCGCGACCGGCGAGCGCACCATCATCGTGGACGGCAGCACGTTGCAGAAGCCCGACGGCGATGGGTTGATTCGGATCGAAGACTATGCCTACAGCGCTGACAAGTCGACGCTGCTGCTCTACACCGACTCCGAGCGCGTGTGGCGCCTCAACACGAAGGGCTTTTACTACTTGCTCGACGTGGAGTCCGGCGCCCTCTCTCCGGTCGCGAACCGCGACGCGGGCTTCCAGATGTTCGCCAAGCTCAGCCCCGACGGGAGCGCCGTCGCCTTCGTGCGCGACCGCAACCTCTTCCACGTCGATCTCGCGACCATGTCGGAGACGCCGCTCACCGACGACGGGGCCGACGGCGGCGTCATCAACGGCACGTTCGACTGGGTCTACGAAGAGGAGTTCGGCCTTCGCGACGGCTTCCGCTGGTCGCCCGATGGCCGCTATCTCGCCTTCTTCCAACTCGACGAGTCGGCGACGCGGCCCTTCACGATGGTCGACAATCGCGCGTTTTACCCGACGACCTACACGTTCCGCTACCCGAAGGCGGGCGAGGTCAACAGCGAGGTCCGCATCGGCGTGATCGACACGCAGGACGGCGCAGGCGACCCAGACCGCACGATGTTTTTCGACACCGACACGTGGTTCGAGGGCGGCGAGGCGACGGAGTACCTCGCGCTCATGGACTGGACGCCACCCGGCGCCGACGGGGCGAGCCAAGTCTGGATGGTGCGCCTCAACCGCGACCAGAACGACCTCGACCTGCTCTACGGCGACCCTGAGACGGGGGCGCTCACGACGGTCCTCGAAGAGCAGTCCGCGACCTGGCTCGACGTGGAAACCGGCTTCTCCGACCTCGACCTCGCCAAGATCACCTACCTCGACGGCGGCGAGCGCTTCGTCTGGCGCTCTGACCGCAGCGGCTTCAACCACCTCTACCTCTACGAGCGCGACGGCACGCTCCTCGACCAGATCACCGATGGCGCCTGGGACGTGACGTCCTTCAACGGTCTCGACGAGGACGCCGGGCTCGTGTACGTCACCGGTACCAAGGACAGCCCGCGCGAGCGCCATCTCTACGCCATCAGCCTGCCAGGAACGGACGAGGCAGGTGCGGTCACCAAGATCACGCAGCGCCCTGGCTGGCACTCGCTCAACCCGTCGAGCGACCTGCGCTACTACCTCGACACCTGGAGCGATGCCACGACGCCCTCGCAGGTGACACTCCACGCGCTCAGCCCTGAACGTTCAGATGGGGACAATGCCGAGCCGGGCGAGCGCCTCGCGACTCTCGTGGACAACGCGGGCCTCGCCGAGCGTGTCGCGGGCTACAACCTTCCGGCGATGGAGTTCATGCAGGTACCGGCCGCGGACGGCACGCTGCTCGAAGCCTACATGATCAAGCCGTCCGACTTCGACTCGACGCAGGCCTACCCGCTGCTCTTCCACATCTACGGCGGGCCCGGTGCGCAGGAGGTGCGCGACTCGTGGGGCGGCGTCGAGCGCGTCTGGCACCAGATGCTCGTCGACGACCTCGACATCATCGTCGTGGGCGTCGACAACCGAGGGACAGGCGGCAAGGGCAAGGCGTTCAAAAGTGTCACCTACAAGCGCCTCGGCGTGCTCGAAGCCGAGGACCAGATCGCCGCGGCGCAGCACCTCTCAGCGCTGCCCTACATCGACGCGGAGCGGACCGGCATCTGGGGCTGGAGCTACGGCGGCTTCCTCGCGCTCAACGCGATGCTGATGGGCGACGGCCCGCAGACCTTCGAGGTCGGCATCGCCGGTGCGCCCGTGACGGATTGGCGCTACTACGACACGATCTACACCGAGCGCTACATGTCCACGCCGCAGAAGAACGACGCGGGCTACACCGAGGGCTCGCCCGTCACGTATGCCGCCAACCTCGACGACGACCGCCAAGACCTCCTCATCGTCCACGGCGACTACGACGACAACGTGCACGTCCAGAACACGATCGTGATGGTGGAGGCGCTGCAGGACGCGGGCAAGCAGTTCGATTTCATGCTCTACCCCGGTCAGGCGCACGGCGCGCTCTACGGCCAGGCCGTCCACTACTTCACGCTCATGACCGACTACATCGCCGAACACCTCGCCGCGCCCGCCGGCATGGCAATGGGGGGCACGCGATAG
- a CDS encoding T9SS type A sorting domain-containing protein yields the protein MPLPIRLLTGLLFSLALLFPSAAAQLVSSPSSIERTLSAGESATATLTLSNPTADVARFGVVIADSALVPLTGNPAGDVRDARDPRMAPFSFYAGATEAAFSSRRALNRILVDGPALMRRSAGAGAPSAALRGSASSSDSLFYDNGDDYPDAFFGTGEVDERLFVAQRFTPDAPFTLDGARLALTTGLFDHEGEGGASDLSITVEVYEAPDPEDPRAGALLGTISTGFNAGFDGFAEVPFNQNFSFATGESFFLIVSLVGTPFPIGVDLSGTNDAPGRSLYSRTGETGSWTLVEAATGELASPFVIRALNGSSTRSGWLSATPGSGEIPPGASIDLALTIDTARLNAGTFSKVVQVFDSVTGVVLTVPVTLTVDGAGTPTLTTSAVSFVDELVGTISGRTIFLVNEGTAPVTVTGITSFDPALFLRGLEAGAVIEPRNETAFAVTFAPGQPGRFDGSIVISTDAGDLAVDVQASAVSPPAVDVSPRDLATTLAPGDTVTLPLTISNSGGGRLLYSAALENPDGSAAGLVQDSIFYDTGDSYPDALLGTGDAEEPLSVAQRFTADRPFSLNAVRLFASTFNIEHDPDAPEPDSSFSPLALTVEVYDVADAADPTGGTLRAAVRTILTEPIADFVTVAMEGSLDLSAGDEVFITARYDGVAFPVGLDDMGTSSADGRGFLSRSGASGDWQPFPDYFDVGSPSVPLLRALSLDASGLVVTADPTSGIIPPGASATVNVRVDAASAERGVYSRTLVLRTNDPAQPNVRVPVQITVEGSNVTPLAEGWNLVSWNVALDDMRVESALASVWDDVEMVRAYRGGAWLDHMPGAESNALTHMNEGEAIWVKLSAPARLTMDGAPMSMEAMDLAAGLNAVAYLPETRDMAANAFASILDATEGIQSFHSTGVAYAPGVPEAYQTLGTVRPGMGYQVRTTAPVRLDYPLTAAPLTFEGVPTEALVAAEREAGVTPTPSWVSVWGEAIAGLDAGTLVTAVDPDGVVSGAFTVQADGALGLMAIYADDPATREDEGAQPGDAITLRTASGILTDALVWTEAGAVIEVQSTAVSNEGEGSRPTAFALRGAYPNPFTSSTTIAFDLPAASDVTLEVYDATGRRVATLTDASLPAGTHSMRWDAASAASGVYFVALRTDDARATRTVVLAR from the coding sequence ATGCCTCTCCCCATACGGCTCCTCACAGGTCTGCTCTTCTCTCTCGCACTTCTCTTCCCAAGCGCTGCAGCCCAGCTTGTCTCCTCCCCCTCCTCGATCGAACGCACGCTGTCCGCGGGTGAGAGCGCCACGGCTACGCTGACGCTCTCGAACCCGACGGCAGACGTGGCACGCTTCGGCGTCGTCATCGCAGACTCGGCACTCGTCCCGCTGACGGGCAACCCGGCAGGCGATGTCCGTGACGCACGCGACCCGCGCATGGCTCCGTTTTCCTTCTACGCAGGGGCGACCGAAGCGGCATTCTCGTCGCGTCGCGCCCTCAACCGGATCCTGGTTGACGGACCTGCCCTCATGAGACGCTCTGCTGGCGCTGGTGCGCCGAGTGCGGCCCTCCGCGGGAGCGCGTCCTCGTCCGACTCGCTGTTTTATGACAACGGTGACGACTACCCGGACGCCTTCTTCGGCACCGGCGAGGTCGACGAGCGCCTCTTCGTCGCGCAGCGGTTCACACCCGACGCCCCGTTCACGTTGGACGGCGCGCGCCTCGCCCTGACCACTGGTCTCTTCGACCACGAGGGCGAAGGCGGGGCCAGCGACCTGTCCATCACCGTGGAGGTCTACGAAGCGCCCGACCCGGAAGACCCGCGCGCGGGCGCGCTCCTCGGCACGATCTCCACCGGCTTCAACGCGGGCTTCGACGGCTTCGCTGAAGTACCGTTCAACCAGAACTTCTCGTTCGCGACGGGCGAGAGCTTCTTCCTCATCGTGTCGCTCGTGGGCACACCGTTTCCCATCGGCGTCGACTTGAGCGGTACGAATGACGCGCCAGGGCGCAGCCTCTACAGCCGCACGGGTGAAACGGGCTCGTGGACCCTTGTGGAGGCCGCCACGGGTGAGCTCGCCAGCCCGTTTGTGATCCGTGCCCTCAACGGGTCGAGCACGCGCAGCGGCTGGCTCTCAGCGACGCCTGGGTCCGGCGAGATCCCGCCGGGGGCCTCGATCGACCTCGCGCTCACCATTGACACGGCACGCCTCAATGCTGGCACCTTCAGCAAAGTCGTGCAGGTTTTTGACTCGGTCACAGGCGTAGTGCTGACCGTCCCGGTCACGCTCACCGTCGACGGCGCGGGGACCCCCACGCTGACCACCTCCGCAGTGAGCTTCGTCGATGAGTTGGTCGGCACGATCTCCGGTCGCACGATCTTCCTCGTCAACGAAGGAACGGCTCCAGTTACGGTGACGGGCATCACCAGCTTCGACCCGGCGCTGTTTCTGCGCGGTCTGGAGGCGGGTGCCGTGATCGAGCCGCGCAACGAGACGGCCTTCGCCGTAACGTTCGCGCCCGGGCAGCCAGGCCGGTTCGATGGCTCCATCGTGATCAGCACCGACGCGGGCGATCTCGCGGTTGACGTGCAAGCCAGCGCTGTTTCGCCTCCCGCCGTGGACGTATCGCCGCGCGACCTCGCAACGACGCTCGCCCCGGGCGACACAGTGACGTTGCCGCTCACGATCTCGAACAGCGGAGGCGGTAGGCTGCTCTACAGCGCCGCGCTCGAAAACCCGGACGGATCGGCTGCCGGCCTCGTGCAGGACTCGATCTTCTACGACACGGGCGACAGCTATCCCGACGCCCTGCTCGGCACGGGCGACGCGGAGGAGCCGCTCTCCGTTGCGCAGCGGTTCACCGCCGATCGCCCCTTCTCGCTCAACGCCGTGCGCCTATTCGCGTCCACGTTCAACATCGAGCATGACCCCGACGCGCCGGAGCCTGACTCGTCGTTCTCGCCGCTCGCGCTGACCGTCGAGGTCTACGACGTGGCCGACGCCGCCGACCCCACGGGCGGCACGCTGCGCGCTGCGGTGCGGACGATCCTCACCGAGCCCATCGCCGACTTTGTCACGGTGGCCATGGAGGGCAGCCTCGACCTGAGCGCCGGGGACGAGGTGTTCATCACCGCCCGCTACGACGGCGTGGCGTTTCCCGTCGGCCTCGACGACATGGGCACCAGCTCGGCGGACGGGCGCGGCTTTCTCAGCCGCTCTGGGGCCTCTGGTGACTGGCAGCCCTTCCCCGACTACTTCGACGTTGGCTCGCCCTCCGTCCCGCTGCTGCGCGCCCTCAGCCTCGACGCGAGCGGCCTCGTGGTCACCGCGGACCCGACGAGCGGGATCATCCCGCCCGGCGCCAGCGCCACCGTCAACGTCCGGGTGGACGCCGCGAGTGCCGAACGCGGGGTCTACAGCCGCACGCTTGTCCTGCGCACCAACGACCCGGCCCAGCCGAACGTGCGCGTCCCCGTGCAAATCACCGTCGAGGGCTCGAACGTGACGCCGCTTGCTGAAGGCTGGAACCTCGTCTCGTGGAACGTCGCCCTCGACGACATGCGGGTTGAATCGGCCCTCGCCTCCGTGTGGGACGATGTCGAGATGGTTCGCGCCTACCGCGGCGGTGCGTGGTTGGATCACATGCCTGGCGCCGAATCCAACGCCCTGACGCACATGAACGAGGGCGAGGCGATCTGGGTGAAGCTCAGCGCGCCTGCGCGGCTTACCATGGACGGTGCGCCGATGTCGATGGAAGCCATGGACCTCGCGGCGGGCCTCAACGCCGTGGCCTACCTCCCCGAGACGCGTGACATGGCCGCGAACGCCTTTGCCAGCATCCTCGATGCCACCGAGGGCATCCAGAGCTTCCACAGCACGGGCGTGGCCTACGCGCCAGGCGTACCGGAGGCCTACCAGACGCTCGGCACCGTCCGACCCGGCATGGGCTACCAGGTTCGCACCACCGCGCCTGTACGCCTCGACTACCCCCTCACCGCTGCCCCGCTGACCTTCGAGGGCGTCCCGACCGAGGCACTCGTCGCGGCCGAACGCGAAGCTGGCGTCACGCCGACCCCCTCGTGGGTCAGCGTCTGGGGCGAGGCTATCGCTGGCTTAGACGCGGGCACGCTCGTCACGGCGGTTGATCCCGACGGGGTCGTCAGCGGTGCCTTCACCGTGCAAGCTGATGGCGCCCTCGGCCTGATGGCGATCTACGCCGACGACCCCGCCACGCGCGAGGACGAAGGAGCCCAGCCCGGCGACGCGATCACGCTCCGCACGGCCTCTGGCATCCTTACCGATGCGCTCGTGTGGACCGAAGCCGGTGCCGTGATCGAGGTCCAGAGCACCGCCGTGTCAAACGAGGGCGAGGGCAGCCGCCCCACTGCGTTTGCCCTACGTGGGGCCTACCCGAACCCCTTCACGTCGTCGACCACCATTGCCTTCGACTTGCCAGCGGCCTCTGATGTGACGCTGGAGGTCTACGACGCCACGGGCCGCCGCGTGGCGACCCTCACAGATGCGTCGCTCCCGGCAGGCACACACTCGATGCGCTGGGATGCGGCGTCTGCGGCAAGCGGGGTCTACTTCGTAGCCCTCCGCACCGACGACGCCCGGGCAACGCGCACCGTCGTGCTGGCCCGCTGA
- a CDS encoding ParA family protein has product MRRVVFNQKGGVGKSSIAVNLAALAASSGRRTLVIDLDPQGNASQYLLGAGAQPPHTAADFFEQFLAFRLQNEGLDAFASATPFAYLRVLPSSPDLGEIQGKLEQRYKIFKLRDALDAVADEFDEVFIDTAPAFNFYSLSALIAADAVLIPFDCDDFSRQALYQLLDRVAEVRADHNETLQVEGIVVNQYQSNANLPQRVVGELRSENLPLLDTLLPASVKMRESHEAATPLVHFAPRHKLTQAFEDLFAEISG; this is encoded by the coding sequence ATGCGTCGCGTCGTCTTCAACCAGAAGGGCGGGGTTGGGAAATCCAGCATCGCCGTGAACCTCGCGGCGCTGGCCGCCTCGTCTGGCCGCCGCACCCTCGTGATCGACCTCGACCCGCAGGGCAACGCGAGCCAGTATCTCCTCGGCGCAGGCGCCCAGCCGCCCCACACTGCTGCCGACTTCTTCGAGCAGTTCCTTGCGTTCCGACTCCAGAACGAGGGCCTCGACGCGTTTGCCAGCGCGACGCCGTTTGCCTACTTGCGCGTGCTCCCATCGTCGCCGGACTTGGGTGAGATTCAAGGCAAGCTGGAACAGCGCTACAAGATCTTCAAGCTGCGGGACGCCCTCGATGCCGTCGCCGACGAGTTCGACGAGGTCTTCATCGACACGGCGCCCGCGTTCAACTTCTACTCGCTCTCCGCGCTCATCGCCGCCGACGCCGTCCTGATTCCGTTCGACTGCGACGACTTCTCGCGGCAGGCGCTCTACCAACTGCTCGACCGGGTCGCCGAGGTGCGCGCCGACCACAACGAAACGCTGCAAGTGGAAGGCATCGTGGTCAACCAGTACCAGTCGAACGCGAACCTGCCGCAGCGTGTAGTGGGCGAGCTCCGCAGCGAGAACCTGCCGCTCCTCGACACGCTCCTTCCGGCTTCGGTCAAGATGCGCGAGAGCCACGAGGCGGCGACCCCGCTGGTTCACTTCGCGCCGCGCCACAAGCTGACGCAGGCCTTCGAGGACCTGTTCGCGGAGATCAGCGGCTGA